A stretch of Manis javanica isolate MJ-LG chromosome 1, MJ_LKY, whole genome shotgun sequence DNA encodes these proteins:
- the SLC34A1 gene encoding sodium-dependent phosphate transport protein 2A isoform X2: MPRMMAYGERLGGPAVSPLPVRGGRVMHGAAFAYVPSPQVLHRIPGTSAYAFPSLGPMALTEHSCPYGEVLEHHDPLPAKLALEEEQKPEPRLAQRLHRAGVTLFKVPLMLTFLYLFVCSLDVLSSAFQLAGGKVAGDIFKDNAILSNPVAGLVVGILVTVLVQSSSTSTSIIVSMVSSGLLEVSSAIPIIMGSNIGTSVTNTIVALMQAGDRTDFRRAFAGATVHDCFNWLSVLVLLPLEAATGYLHHVTQLVVASFNIHGGRDAPDLLKIITEPFTKLIIQLDKSVITSIATGDESLRNHSLIRIWCRPDPMEAATPMPRAEANTSWILGNVTMEKCNHIFVDTGLPDLAVGLILLAGSLVLLCTCLILLVKMLNSLLKGQVAKVIQKVINTGLGVISIERAYPLTLGSNIGTTTTAILAALASPREKLSSAFQIALCHFFFNISGILLWYPVPCTRLPVRMAKALGKRTAKYRWFAVLYLLLCFLLLPSLVFGISMAGWQAMVGVGTPFGALLAFVVLVSILQSRSPGRLPKWLQTWDFLPLWMHSLQPLDHLITRATLCCARPEPRSPPLPTRVFLEELPPATPSPRLALPARLNATHL, encoded by the exons ATGCCCAGGATGATGGCCTATGGAGAGAGATTGGGGGGCCCGGCTGTCTCCCCACTCCCAGTCCGTGGGGGGCGCGTGATGCATGGGGCAGCCTTTGCATAcgtgcccagcccccaag TTCTGCACAGGATCCCAGGGACCTCTGCCTATGCCTTCCCCAGCCTGGGCCCCATGGCTCTTACCGAGCACAGCTGCCCCTACGGGGAGGTTCTGGAGCACCATGACCCATTGCCTGCCAAGTTGGCCCTGGAGGAGGAACAGAAGCCAG agcccaggctggccCAGAGGCTGCACAGGGCTGGCGTGACACTCTTCAAGGTGCCACTGATGCTCACCTTCCTCTACCTCTTCGTCTGCTCCCTGGATGTACTCAGCTCCGCCTTCCAGCTGGCTGGAG GAAAGGTGGCTGGTGACATCTTCAAGGACAATGCCATCCTGTCCAACCCAGTGGCGGGGCTGGTGGTAGGGATCCTGGTGACCGTACTGGTGCAGAGCTCCAGCACGTCCACATCCATCATTGTCAGCATGGTTTCCTCTGGCT TGCTAGAGGTGAGCTCTGCCATCCCCATCATCATGGGCTCCAACATCGGCACCTCTGTCACCAACACCATTGTGGCTCTGATGCAGGCAGGGGACAGGACTGACTTCCGGCG ggcctttGCAGGGGCCACGGTACATGACTGCTTTAACTGGCTGTCAGTTCTGGTCCTGCTGCCCCTGGAGGCTGCCACCGGGTACCTGCACCATGTCACTCAACTGGTGGTTGCCTCCTTCAACATCCATGGTGGCCGAGATGCCCCTGACCTGCTCAAGATCATCACAGAGCCCTTCACTAAGCTCATCATCCAG CTGGACAAGTCCGTGATCACCAGCATTGCTACTGGTGACGAATCCCTGAGAAACCACAGTCTTATCCGGATCTGGTGCCGCCCAGATCCCATGGAG GCTGCCACCCCCATGCCCAGGGCAGAGGCCAACACCAGCTGGATCCTTGGAAATGTCACTATGGAGAAAT GTAACCACATCTTTGTGGACACAGGGCTGCCTGACCTGGCCGTGGGGCTCATCCTTCTGGCTGGCTCCCTGGTGCTGCTATGTACCTGCCTCATCCTCCTCGTCAAGATGCTCAACTCTCTGCTCAAGGGCCAGGTGGCTAAGGTCATTCAGAAGGTCATCAACACTG GCCTGGGTGTGATCAGCATCGAGCGGGCCTACCCCCTCACACTGGGCTCCAACATTGGCACCACCACCACGGCCATCCTGGCTGCACTGGCCAGCCCAAGGGAGAAGCTGTCCAGTGCGTTCCAG ATCGCTCTCTGCCACTTCTTCTTCAACATCTCGGGCATCCTGCTGTGGTACCCAGTGCCGTGCACTCGCCTGCCTGTCCGCATGGCCAAGGCCCTGGGCAAGCGCACGGCCAAGTACCGCTGGTTTGCTGTCCTCTATCTGCTCCTGTGCTTCCTGCTTCTGCCCTCGCTGGTGTTTGGCATCTCCATGGCAGGCTGGCAGGCCATGGTAGGGGTGGGCACACCATTTGGGGCCCTGCTGGCCTTCGTGGTGCTCGTCAGCATCCTGCAGAGTCGCAGCCCTGGGCGCCTGCCCAAGTGGCTACAGACATGGGACTTCCTGCCCCTCTGGATGCactccctgcagcccctggaCCACCTCATCACCCGTGCCACTTTGTGCTGTGCCAGGCCTGAGCCCCGCTCACCCCCTCTGCCAACCAGGGTCTTCCTGGAGGAGCTGCCCCCTGCCACGCCCTCCCCCCGGCTGGCATTGCCTGCTCGCCTCAATGCCACTCACCTCTAG
- the SLC34A1 gene encoding sodium-dependent phosphate transport protein 2A isoform X1 — MPRMMAYGERLGGPAVSPLPVRGGRVMHGAAFAYVPSPQVLHRIPGTSAYAFPSLGPMALTEHSCPYGEVLEHHDPLPAKLALEEEQKPEPRLAQRLHRAGVTLFKVPLMLTFLYLFVCSLDVLSSAFQLAGGKVAGDIFKDNAILSNPVAGLVVGILVTVLVQSSSTSTSIIVSMVSSGLLEVSSAIPIIMGSNIGTSVTNTIVALMQAGDRTDFRRAFAGATVHDCFNWLSVLVLLPLEAATGYLHHVTQLVVASFNIHGGRDAPDLLKIITEPFTKLIIQLDKSVITSIATGDESLRNHSLIRIWCRPDPMEAATPMPRAEANTSWILGNVTMEKCNHIFVDTGLPDLAVGLILLAGSLVLLCTCLILLVKMLNSLLKGQVAKVIQKVINTDFPAPFTWATGYFAMVVGAGMTFIVQSSSVFTSAITPLIGLGVISIERAYPLTLGSNIGTTTTAILAALASPREKLSSAFQIALCHFFFNISGILLWYPVPCTRLPVRMAKALGKRTAKYRWFAVLYLLLCFLLLPSLVFGISMAGWQAMVGVGTPFGALLAFVVLVSILQSRSPGRLPKWLQTWDFLPLWMHSLQPLDHLITRATLCCARPEPRSPPLPTRVFLEELPPATPSPRLALPARLNATHL; from the exons ATGCCCAGGATGATGGCCTATGGAGAGAGATTGGGGGGCCCGGCTGTCTCCCCACTCCCAGTCCGTGGGGGGCGCGTGATGCATGGGGCAGCCTTTGCATAcgtgcccagcccccaag TTCTGCACAGGATCCCAGGGACCTCTGCCTATGCCTTCCCCAGCCTGGGCCCCATGGCTCTTACCGAGCACAGCTGCCCCTACGGGGAGGTTCTGGAGCACCATGACCCATTGCCTGCCAAGTTGGCCCTGGAGGAGGAACAGAAGCCAG agcccaggctggccCAGAGGCTGCACAGGGCTGGCGTGACACTCTTCAAGGTGCCACTGATGCTCACCTTCCTCTACCTCTTCGTCTGCTCCCTGGATGTACTCAGCTCCGCCTTCCAGCTGGCTGGAG GAAAGGTGGCTGGTGACATCTTCAAGGACAATGCCATCCTGTCCAACCCAGTGGCGGGGCTGGTGGTAGGGATCCTGGTGACCGTACTGGTGCAGAGCTCCAGCACGTCCACATCCATCATTGTCAGCATGGTTTCCTCTGGCT TGCTAGAGGTGAGCTCTGCCATCCCCATCATCATGGGCTCCAACATCGGCACCTCTGTCACCAACACCATTGTGGCTCTGATGCAGGCAGGGGACAGGACTGACTTCCGGCG ggcctttGCAGGGGCCACGGTACATGACTGCTTTAACTGGCTGTCAGTTCTGGTCCTGCTGCCCCTGGAGGCTGCCACCGGGTACCTGCACCATGTCACTCAACTGGTGGTTGCCTCCTTCAACATCCATGGTGGCCGAGATGCCCCTGACCTGCTCAAGATCATCACAGAGCCCTTCACTAAGCTCATCATCCAG CTGGACAAGTCCGTGATCACCAGCATTGCTACTGGTGACGAATCCCTGAGAAACCACAGTCTTATCCGGATCTGGTGCCGCCCAGATCCCATGGAG GCTGCCACCCCCATGCCCAGGGCAGAGGCCAACACCAGCTGGATCCTTGGAAATGTCACTATGGAGAAAT GTAACCACATCTTTGTGGACACAGGGCTGCCTGACCTGGCCGTGGGGCTCATCCTTCTGGCTGGCTCCCTGGTGCTGCTATGTACCTGCCTCATCCTCCTCGTCAAGATGCTCAACTCTCTGCTCAAGGGCCAGGTGGCTAAGGTCATTCAGAAGGTCATCAACACTG ACTTCCCTGCCCCTTTCACCTGGGCCACAGGCTACTTCGCCATGGTGGTGGGTGCCGGCATGACCTTTATTGTCCAGAGCAGTTCTGTGTTCACCTCAGCTATCACCCCTCTCATTG GCCTGGGTGTGATCAGCATCGAGCGGGCCTACCCCCTCACACTGGGCTCCAACATTGGCACCACCACCACGGCCATCCTGGCTGCACTGGCCAGCCCAAGGGAGAAGCTGTCCAGTGCGTTCCAG ATCGCTCTCTGCCACTTCTTCTTCAACATCTCGGGCATCCTGCTGTGGTACCCAGTGCCGTGCACTCGCCTGCCTGTCCGCATGGCCAAGGCCCTGGGCAAGCGCACGGCCAAGTACCGCTGGTTTGCTGTCCTCTATCTGCTCCTGTGCTTCCTGCTTCTGCCCTCGCTGGTGTTTGGCATCTCCATGGCAGGCTGGCAGGCCATGGTAGGGGTGGGCACACCATTTGGGGCCCTGCTGGCCTTCGTGGTGCTCGTCAGCATCCTGCAGAGTCGCAGCCCTGGGCGCCTGCCCAAGTGGCTACAGACATGGGACTTCCTGCCCCTCTGGATGCactccctgcagcccctggaCCACCTCATCACCCGTGCCACTTTGTGCTGTGCCAGGCCTGAGCCCCGCTCACCCCCTCTGCCAACCAGGGTCTTCCTGGAGGAGCTGCCCCCTGCCACGCCCTCCCCCCGGCTGGCATTGCCTGCTCGCCTCAATGCCACTCACCTCTAG
- the SLC34A1 gene encoding sodium-dependent phosphate transport protein 2A isoform X4 has product MPRMMAYGERLGGPAVSPLPVRGGRVMHGAAFAYVPSPQVLHRIPGTSAYAFPSLGPMALTEHSCPYGEVLEHHDPLPAKLALEEEQKPEPRLAQRLHRAGVTLFKVPLMLTFLYLFVCSLDVLSSAFQLAGGKVAGDIFKDNAILSNPVAGLVVGILVTVLVQSSSTSTSIIVSMVSSGLLEVSSAIPIIMGSNIGTSVTNTIVALMQAGDRTDFRRAFAGATVHDCFNWLSVLVLLPLEAATGYLHHVTQLVVASFNIHGGRDAPDLLKIITEPFTKLIIQLDKSVITSIATGDESLRNHSLIRIWCRPDPMEAATPMPRAEANTSWILGNVTMEKCNHIFVDTGLPDLAVGLILLAGSLVLLCTCLILLVKMLNSLLKGQVAKVIQKVINTDFPAPFTWATGYFAMVVGAGMTFIVQSSSVFTSAITPLIGLGVISIERAYPLTLGSNIGTTTTAILAALASPREKLSSAFQTRLGPDYLSSAA; this is encoded by the exons ATGCCCAGGATGATGGCCTATGGAGAGAGATTGGGGGGCCCGGCTGTCTCCCCACTCCCAGTCCGTGGGGGGCGCGTGATGCATGGGGCAGCCTTTGCATAcgtgcccagcccccaag TTCTGCACAGGATCCCAGGGACCTCTGCCTATGCCTTCCCCAGCCTGGGCCCCATGGCTCTTACCGAGCACAGCTGCCCCTACGGGGAGGTTCTGGAGCACCATGACCCATTGCCTGCCAAGTTGGCCCTGGAGGAGGAACAGAAGCCAG agcccaggctggccCAGAGGCTGCACAGGGCTGGCGTGACACTCTTCAAGGTGCCACTGATGCTCACCTTCCTCTACCTCTTCGTCTGCTCCCTGGATGTACTCAGCTCCGCCTTCCAGCTGGCTGGAG GAAAGGTGGCTGGTGACATCTTCAAGGACAATGCCATCCTGTCCAACCCAGTGGCGGGGCTGGTGGTAGGGATCCTGGTGACCGTACTGGTGCAGAGCTCCAGCACGTCCACATCCATCATTGTCAGCATGGTTTCCTCTGGCT TGCTAGAGGTGAGCTCTGCCATCCCCATCATCATGGGCTCCAACATCGGCACCTCTGTCACCAACACCATTGTGGCTCTGATGCAGGCAGGGGACAGGACTGACTTCCGGCG ggcctttGCAGGGGCCACGGTACATGACTGCTTTAACTGGCTGTCAGTTCTGGTCCTGCTGCCCCTGGAGGCTGCCACCGGGTACCTGCACCATGTCACTCAACTGGTGGTTGCCTCCTTCAACATCCATGGTGGCCGAGATGCCCCTGACCTGCTCAAGATCATCACAGAGCCCTTCACTAAGCTCATCATCCAG CTGGACAAGTCCGTGATCACCAGCATTGCTACTGGTGACGAATCCCTGAGAAACCACAGTCTTATCCGGATCTGGTGCCGCCCAGATCCCATGGAG GCTGCCACCCCCATGCCCAGGGCAGAGGCCAACACCAGCTGGATCCTTGGAAATGTCACTATGGAGAAAT GTAACCACATCTTTGTGGACACAGGGCTGCCTGACCTGGCCGTGGGGCTCATCCTTCTGGCTGGCTCCCTGGTGCTGCTATGTACCTGCCTCATCCTCCTCGTCAAGATGCTCAACTCTCTGCTCAAGGGCCAGGTGGCTAAGGTCATTCAGAAGGTCATCAACACTG ACTTCCCTGCCCCTTTCACCTGGGCCACAGGCTACTTCGCCATGGTGGTGGGTGCCGGCATGACCTTTATTGTCCAGAGCAGTTCTGTGTTCACCTCAGCTATCACCCCTCTCATTG GCCTGGGTGTGATCAGCATCGAGCGGGCCTACCCCCTCACACTGGGCTCCAACATTGGCACCACCACCACGGCCATCCTGGCTGCACTGGCCAGCCCAAGGGAGAAGCTGTCCAGTGCGTTCCAG ACCAGGCTGGGCCCCGATTATCTATCCTCAGCAGCCTGA
- the SLC34A1 gene encoding sodium-dependent phosphate transport protein 2A isoform X3: MYSAPPSSWLEVAGDIFKDNAILSNPVAGLVVGILVTVLVQSSSTSTSIIVSMVSSGLLEVSSAIPIIMGSNIGTSVTNTIVALMQAGDRTDFRRAFAGATVHDCFNWLSVLVLLPLEAATGYLHHVTQLVVASFNIHGGRDAPDLLKIITEPFTKLIIQLDKSVITSIATGDESLRNHSLIRIWCRPDPMEAATPMPRAEANTSWILGNVTMEKCNHIFVDTGLPDLAVGLILLAGSLVLLCTCLILLVKMLNSLLKGQVAKVIQKVINTDFPAPFTWATGYFAMVVGAGMTFIVQSSSVFTSAITPLIGLGVISIERAYPLTLGSNIGTTTTAILAALASPREKLSSAFQIALCHFFFNISGILLWYPVPCTRLPVRMAKALGKRTAKYRWFAVLYLLLCFLLLPSLVFGISMAGWQAMVGVGTPFGALLAFVVLVSILQSRSPGRLPKWLQTWDFLPLWMHSLQPLDHLITRATLCCARPEPRSPPLPTRVFLEELPPATPSPRLALPARLNATHL; the protein is encoded by the exons ATGTACTCAGCTCCGCCTTCCAGCTGGCTGGAG GTGGCTGGTGACATCTTCAAGGACAATGCCATCCTGTCCAACCCAGTGGCGGGGCTGGTGGTAGGGATCCTGGTGACCGTACTGGTGCAGAGCTCCAGCACGTCCACATCCATCATTGTCAGCATGGTTTCCTCTGGCT TGCTAGAGGTGAGCTCTGCCATCCCCATCATCATGGGCTCCAACATCGGCACCTCTGTCACCAACACCATTGTGGCTCTGATGCAGGCAGGGGACAGGACTGACTTCCGGCG ggcctttGCAGGGGCCACGGTACATGACTGCTTTAACTGGCTGTCAGTTCTGGTCCTGCTGCCCCTGGAGGCTGCCACCGGGTACCTGCACCATGTCACTCAACTGGTGGTTGCCTCCTTCAACATCCATGGTGGCCGAGATGCCCCTGACCTGCTCAAGATCATCACAGAGCCCTTCACTAAGCTCATCATCCAG CTGGACAAGTCCGTGATCACCAGCATTGCTACTGGTGACGAATCCCTGAGAAACCACAGTCTTATCCGGATCTGGTGCCGCCCAGATCCCATGGAG GCTGCCACCCCCATGCCCAGGGCAGAGGCCAACACCAGCTGGATCCTTGGAAATGTCACTATGGAGAAAT GTAACCACATCTTTGTGGACACAGGGCTGCCTGACCTGGCCGTGGGGCTCATCCTTCTGGCTGGCTCCCTGGTGCTGCTATGTACCTGCCTCATCCTCCTCGTCAAGATGCTCAACTCTCTGCTCAAGGGCCAGGTGGCTAAGGTCATTCAGAAGGTCATCAACACTG ACTTCCCTGCCCCTTTCACCTGGGCCACAGGCTACTTCGCCATGGTGGTGGGTGCCGGCATGACCTTTATTGTCCAGAGCAGTTCTGTGTTCACCTCAGCTATCACCCCTCTCATTG GCCTGGGTGTGATCAGCATCGAGCGGGCCTACCCCCTCACACTGGGCTCCAACATTGGCACCACCACCACGGCCATCCTGGCTGCACTGGCCAGCCCAAGGGAGAAGCTGTCCAGTGCGTTCCAG ATCGCTCTCTGCCACTTCTTCTTCAACATCTCGGGCATCCTGCTGTGGTACCCAGTGCCGTGCACTCGCCTGCCTGTCCGCATGGCCAAGGCCCTGGGCAAGCGCACGGCCAAGTACCGCTGGTTTGCTGTCCTCTATCTGCTCCTGTGCTTCCTGCTTCTGCCCTCGCTGGTGTTTGGCATCTCCATGGCAGGCTGGCAGGCCATGGTAGGGGTGGGCACACCATTTGGGGCCCTGCTGGCCTTCGTGGTGCTCGTCAGCATCCTGCAGAGTCGCAGCCCTGGGCGCCTGCCCAAGTGGCTACAGACATGGGACTTCCTGCCCCTCTGGATGCactccctgcagcccctggaCCACCTCATCACCCGTGCCACTTTGTGCTGTGCCAGGCCTGAGCCCCGCTCACCCCCTCTGCCAACCAGGGTCTTCCTGGAGGAGCTGCCCCCTGCCACGCCCTCCCCCCGGCTGGCATTGCCTGCTCGCCTCAATGCCACTCACCTCTAG
- the PFN3 gene encoding profilin-3: MGDWKGYISAVLRDQRIDDVAIVCHSDSRCVWASRPGGLLAAISPQEVGVLTGPDRRTFLQTGLSVAGRRCCVIRDHLLLEGDGVLDAHTKGLDRRAVCVGHTPRVLLVLMGRQGVHGGILNKTVHKLIHGLCMQGT, translated from the coding sequence ATGGGTGACTGGAAAGGCTACATCAGTGCGGTGCTGCGGGACCAGCGTATAGATGACGTGGCCATCGTGTGCCACTCGGACAGTCGCTGCGTGTGGGCGTCACGACCTGGGGGCCTGCTGGCGGCTATCTCACCTCAGGAGGTGGGTGTGCTCACAGGGCCTGACAGGCGCACCTTTCTGCAGACGGGCCTGAGCGTGGCAGGTCGCCGCTGCTGCGTCATCCGCGATCACTTGCTGTTGGAGGGCGACGGAGTGCTGGACGCGCACACCAAGGGGCTGGACAGGCGTGCAGTCTGCGTGGGCCACACGCCACGTGTGCTGCTTGTGCTCATGGGCCGACAGGGTGTGCATGGGGGCATCCTCAACAAGACTGTGCACAAGCTTATCCACGGGCTATGCATGCAGGGCACATAG